AACAAAAAAGGCGATTACGAAGAATTCGTAACCGCCTTTTATATCTTGGTGGAGCTAAGCGGGATCGAACCGCTGACCTCTTGAATGCCATTCAAGCGCTCTCCCAGCTGAGCTATAGCCCCTTGCTTTTCTGACAGCAGCTTTTACCATGCTGGGTGCCGACCTGTCAAGGAGAACATCATGCAAAATCGACAGAAAATGATTTTTTACTTTTTTCCAGGTAACAGATCTAATAAGATTGCTAATCCCCGCCTTAACTGGTAGCATAATCTCCATATATAATACAGCTCGGACAAGGGCGGGGCAAAGCGGGGTAAAGAATGCTCCATTGCGGAAATAACACACTATTCTCGCCCCACCTCTTTATCGACCTGTAGACTCGGCAGTGTATAAAAACGAACTTTTGTAAAGGTGATACCGGATGTTTTCTCCGTTTAATTTTCTTTTTGGTTGGATGTCCAACGATCTTGCTATTGATCTAGGCACTGCGAATACGGTTTTATACGTCAAGGGCAAAGGAATCGTCCTGAGAGAACCGTCAGTTGTAGCTGTACGTCAGGACTCTCGTGGGAGCAAAGTACTTGCTGTGGGCAGCGAGGCCAAGGAAATGCTTGGCAAAACACCAGGTAATATTGCTGCGATCCGTCCCATGAAAGACGGTGTCATTGCCGACTTTGAAGTGACCGAGGCAATGCTGCGCTATTTTATCAATAAGGTGCATAATCGTCGCACCCTCGTTCATCCCAGGATTATTATCTCCGTACCCTCGGGAATCACTCAGGTTGAAAAACGAGCTGTTCGTGAATCTGCTGAATCCGCAGGTGCCCGTGAAGTCTACTTGATTGAAGAGCCGATGGCAGCCGCCATCGGAGCTGATCTTCCCATTACCGAGCCTACAGCCAACATGATCATAGATGTTGGCGGCGGCACCACGGAAGTAGCGGTTATCTCCTTGGCTGGTATCGTTTATGCCAAATCGGTTCGGGTTGCTGGAGACAAGATGGACGCCTCCATTCTGCAATACATCAAACGCAAGCATAATCTTGCTATCGGTGAACGAACAGCCGAAACGATAAAAACCACAATCGGTAACGTACTGCCAGTAGAGCCGTATGAAACGATGGAGATTAAAGGACGGGACTTGGTCTCAGGGGTGCCGAAAACGATTACCATTACGTCTGAAGAAATTCAATCAGCTATAGCGGAACAGGTCGATGTAATCGTCGATGCTGTTCGTTTAGCCCTTGAAGTTACTCCGCCGGAACTCTCAGCAGACATCGTTGACCAAGGCATTGTGCTGACCGGAGGAGGAGCCTTATTGAAGAATCTCGATAAACTCCTGACCAACGAAACTGGCATGCCTATTATTGTTGCTGACGACCCGCTGTCGTCTGTCGTGCTTGGTTCAGGAAAGGCACTTGATAATTTTGACATCTTGAAGGAAATAGCTATAGATTAACTGTGATATCGGTTTTTTTCACAGGGTTGTGTTCCCTTTCGTTGATTTATTTTTCATCAGATGAAAAAAAATAGCCGCAGGCAAGGCAGGGGCAGTATCAAAACATTTCGTTTTGTTCTGTTCGTAGGGACAGTTGCCACCTTTGCTGTGATTCTTCTCATTATTATCTTGGGTGATCAACAGTTTGGTCCGGTCCATAAAGTGATCTTTGAGGGAGCAGGCCCCCTGCAAAAGGCGGTGGCAAAAATAAGCGGCTCTGTCCATTCTGTGAAAAGAAAATATATTGATCTTCTCACAGTTCGTGAAGAAAAAGAACGGTTATGGCGAGAGTTACAGGAGTGCCGGACAACAGCCTACGCCAACCGAGGTGCTGTGGCTCTCAATGCTCGTCTGAGGAAACTGCTTGATTTTAAGGATTCCTCCAATCAACCGACCATAACCGCACAGATTATCGGGAAAGACCCTTCACTTTGGTTCCGAAGTGTTATTATCGACCGGGGGAGCAGTGACGGTGTCGGTAAGGGGATGCCCGTTGTTACCGGCGAGGGGATTGTCGGTCAAGTCTACGCCTCATCAAGCGATTACTCCAAGATATTGCTTGCCATTGCACCGTCCAGCGCAATTGATGTCCTCTTACAGGGCTCTCGGATACGAGGTATCCTGAAAGGGACTGGAAAGAATCTGTATCGCCTGGAATATATCCTGAAGACGGCTGAAGTTTTTGCTGGAGATCGTGTCGTCACCGCCGGATATGGTGGTATGTTCCCCACCGGACTTCCAGTTGGTCTCGTGTCGAAAGTTACCAGAAATAGACGGGGCATGTTTCTTGAGATCGAAGTGGTTCCTGCTGTCGATTTTAGAACTTTGGAAAATTTGCTGGTTATTGAGCGAGAGAAAAAAGTGTTCAACTGACAAATTCCTCCTTTTCTGTCTCTGTCCTCTCAGATATCTTTATATTTTTTCCTGCATCTGTTCCTACTAGCCTTGGATTCCCTAAGCCCTTGACCAGATATGCTGATTCTTTCATTTATAGCCGTAGGTCTCTTGCTTGTACTTGTTCAGACCACGTTTCTTATGCCTTCCCCCTTGTGGATCGCATCTCCTGATTTATACTACATCCTTGTCGGCTACCTCGCGTATAATTTCACCTTTCTTCGAGGTATTGCGGTGCTCTTGCCGATCAGCATGGTTCTTGATGTCTATTCCGGTACGGTTATCGGTATGTACCCAACGATTTGTTATCTCGGCTATTTTATGCTCAAATTTATGGTCGACAAGATGCCGATCCGCAAATCACTCTATCAGCTTCCTTTAGTTGCACTCAGCTATCTTGTTGTCAACTGGGTGCTCCTCATGGTGCTTGATTTTTTTCAACCCCAGGCTGTTGCAGGCTGGGAGTGGTTCCCTATCCTGCTCCGAGTTTTTTTGATCTACCTCTTTTCCTTCCCCTTGTTTCGTTTTTTTACCTTTCTTGACAAGAGGCTCAGGAAAAAAATTTCTTCTACACGTCTTACCCGTTCTCTGCCCGGAAATCAATTTCGCCAGGATTAAGAATCGGTTATAAAAAATATGAGCAAGCAGAACCGGAAAAGACAACTTGGTCAGGATATCAGCGGCTGGCCTCGCGATATCGGCACCCCTCGAATAACCCGTATTAACGACGGAGAACTTGATTTTTATCGTCGCCGGGCGATGTACTCATCTGTTGTTCTCGTGTTCTTTTTTGTCGTTCTTATCACGAGGCTTTGGTATCTGCAAATCCAACAGGGTGAAGATTATACCAAACTCGCCAAAAACAACCGAGTACGCTACCTTGAAATTGCAGCCCCCCGTGGCAATATTTTGGATCGAAAAGGGCGGGAGATTGTCACTAATCGCCCCTCGTTCAACGTGGTATGGGTACGAGAGAAAAACCGCGTTGATGACGCCTTGATCAAAAAAACCGCTTCAATTCTCGATATAGAGATCTCCGAACTCCTGGCCAGAACACGGAAGATGGTCGGCACGCCGGGCCATATACCTATTCGTCTTGCAGAAGAGCTTAGTTGGGATCAGGTTGCTTATATTGAAAATAACAGAATGGAGCTTCCCGGCATCAAAATAGAGGTTGTTCCACAACGAGTGTACCATTACGGTAATCTGGCATCGCACATCATTGGTTATCTCGGCGAAATAAACCCGAAAGAGCTTTCCTCACCAGCTTCAGAAGGCTATAAATCCGGCGATATGATCGGCAAGATGGGGCTTGAAAAATTACGGGAAAAAGACCTCCGGGGCGAAAAAGGCCGCCACTACATGGAAGTGAATGCCCTGGGTTTTGAACAGCGCAACCTAAAAGGCCTGGAACCGTTGCCGGGAAACGATGTCCAGCTCACCATTGATGTTGATCTTCAGCAGGCTGCTGAAGAGTTGATGATGAAGGATGATAAGTCTGGTGCTGTGGTCGCTATAGAAGTCAACACAGGTCGTCTGCTGATGCTGGCCAGCTCCCCTGTTCTGGAGCTTGATAAATTCCTCGGAGGTATTTCCGTAAAAAACTGGAAAGAGATGCTGGAGAATCCGTATCATCCCCTGATCAACAAGATTGTTCAGGGGCAGTACCCGCCCGCTTCAACCTATAAGATCGTCACGGCAACCGCCGGTCTGGCAGAAGGCGTGATAACCCCGGACAGCTCGGTCTATTGCCCTGGGCATTATCGTTTCGGTAATCGAACCTATCGCTGTTGGAAAAAAGCAGGCCACGGGGCTGTGAATCTGAAACGCGCTATGTCCGAATCCTGTGATGTCTACTTCTATCAGGTCGGGCAACGGCTGGGAGTGAACAGAATCGCCAATTACGCAACCCGACTGGGGCTGGGAAGAAAGACCGGGGTGGAAATGGAGCATGAAAAAAGTGGGCTTATTCCAACCTCGGATTGGAAGATGAAGAGGTATAAAAAACCGTGGCAGGAAGGCGAAACCCTGTCTATCGCCATCGGCCAAGGGTTTAATCTGGTCACTCCTCTCCAGCTGGCCTTAATGACCGCGACAGTAGCCAATGGCGGAACCTTGTACCAACCGGGAATGATTGAGACAGTGCGGGATCCGGATGGTCATATTATTGAACAGTTTCAGCCGACGATTCTGGATCGTTTTGATGATCAGGGAAGTAATTTGGAGATTATTAAAGAAGGCCTGATAGAGGCGGTAAACGGTCGACGCGGAACAGCCCGTCGAGCCAAAATGGAAAACATCACCGTTGCTGGCAAGACCGGGACAGCCCAGGTGGTCCGGCTGAAGCAGTATAAGCACTTAAAAGAGGAAGACATACCTTATAAATACCGTGATCATGCTTGGTTCACCTGTTTTGCGCCTGCGGAACGACCAGAGATAGCTGTCACCGTTCTGGTTGAACACGGGCTGCACGGCGGTTCGGCGGCAGCTCCTATTGCCAAGGCTGTGCTGGAAAAATATTTTGGTCAACGTGGCAGAGACCCCAAAAAGGTGAGTTCCGTGGTGCTCTTTGGTGAAGAGAAAGAGATTGCCGATGCCGGTCGTTCATCTGAATCTCTACATTGAACCTCTACATTGAACTTCTACATTAAGCGTACACATGCTTCGATTTGACAGACGACTTGTTCATAATTTTGATTGGGTTATGGTAGTTCTCCTCCTCCTTATCTCCACCATGTCTCTTGCCAGTCTGTTCAGCGCAACCTGGAACGGAGGTCCCACCCCTTCCCAGATTTTTTATAAGCAGCTTTATTTTTTTCTCTTTGGCTACGCCTTCATCCTGATTCTTATCAGCATTGATTACAGTGAGCTTGAAATGCTCTCGTATGTTGGTTATGGGGCAATCTGTCTTCTTTTGCTGTACACAAATTTCTTTGTTGATTCTATTGCCGGAACCCAGCGCTGGATCAATCTCGGGTTCTTTCATCTTCAGCCCTCTGAACCGGCCAAGCTCATCCTCGTGCTGGTGCTCGCCAGCTGCTATTCCAGTAATGAATATGTGGAAAACGGTTACCGGCTACGTGATATCATCAGACCTGCACTCATCACCTCGGTTCCTTTCACCCTGATTCTGATACAACCAGATTTGGGAACAGCACTTATGCTGGCCATCCTCTTTGTCTCCATGACTTTGTTCGCTCATTTGCGGTGGTCAACCATAACACTCTTGGGAAGTACCGGAATCGGGTGTGCTGTGCTGGGCTGGCTGTACGGGCTTAAAGACTATCAACGCCGGCGTATTGAGACCTTTCTTAATCCAGAAAGCGACCCCATGAATCATGGGTACCAAATTAAGCAGTCAAAGATTGCTGTGGGCAGCGGTCAGGCATTCGGCAAAGGCTTCATGGAGGGCACTCAAGGGCATCTGAACTTTTTGCCGGAACGGCACACGGATTTTGCCTTTGCTGTCTGGTGCGAGGAACTGGGTTTTGTTGGGGCTTTATTTTTTCTGGTCTGTTTTTTCTTTATGTTGTTTTGGGGAATCAACATCGCCTTAACAGCCAGAGATAAATTCGGCGTTTATCTCGCCTTTGGTTTGGTAATGCTTATTTTTTGGCAGACAGTGATTAATCTCTTTATGATCATGGGAATGCTGCCGGTGGTTGGGATTCCGCTGCCGCTGTTCAGCTACGGTGGCTCTTCCTTATTAACGACCTTGGTGGCCATCGGCATCCTGATGAATATTCGGATGCGGCGATTTCAGGTGAGATAAAAGAAGGGGGAGAGGAGGTTAGGCGTGTTCAGAAAAAACCAGGGCAGCACCGGTAACCAAGGCTTGAGCAACTTTTTTGCGTGCGCCAGTGAGTAGGCGCTGGATTGTTCCTCGTGATACGCCCATGCGCTCGCCAGCCTGTGCTTGGGTCAACCCCTCAAAATCGCAGAGTTTGAGTGCTTCCAACTCATCACGGTACAGCATGATCTGGTCAAGCTTGCGCAGAGGCAACCCTACAGGCTTAAAGGCCTGACCGCAAAAATCACCTTCACAGCATCGTTTTTTTTTCAGACGTGGAGACATACTCTTCAGAAAAATAGTACAGGTTACAAAGAGCGAGAAGAATATCGTATTTTTCTCTCCTTTGCAACCTGTAACCGGGACATCGACAATCCAGATAATCTATTAGCCTGTTATCCGATTGATACTCGCCAAATGAATATCAATGAGATATTAAGGGGAATATTAACAACGGGATATCAATTATGGCAGGTGCCAGCCCCTTTACATGTTTGCTCAGCCCGCATGACAGGGAAGTTACCCTGAACAATACCGTTGATCGCCTCTTGGACGTTTTTCAAGCTGTTTTTTTCAGCATAGTATACGTCGATATTGACCTCAGCAAAGGCCTGCATAGGACGTGCTCCCATGCCGCCGACAACAATTGCCTCAACGCCCTGATCTTTTAATAATTGAACAGGCTCCATGCAGCCGCCTGCACCGTGTTCCACATTGGCAACTGTATCAACAGAGGCAATTTTGCCCTCTTGGATATTTATTAAGGTAAAAAGCTCACAATGGCCGAAATGTTCAGAAATCTCTGCATCAAGGCCGCCTGGGGTATTGGAAGGGACCGCGAGAAAAAGTGATGAACTCATGTGTAGATATCTCCAGTTAGATTTTATATAGATTACGAAAAAATACAGCTACTGCCGAGAGCAAGTACCCTGTATTTTTTTCAATACATTTTTAATGCAGTTGCCCGCAAGACAAGGAGTAATGTGTGTATATGCACAATTGATAATTGTATTCCTCTCTGCTGTCAATAAAAAAATGTCTCAACTGCTTCTGAAAAAAGACCGCAACGCATAGACAACGGCGGAGCAATAGAGTAAATTTATCTGGAGTATCGGATGCAATGGCATTTTCAACTCCGCCGCCTCCGGACTTCCTAAAATACACTACTTTCTTTCCTTTTATGACGTTCATGGGTTATATTTTTCAAACCATATATTCTCATACCGTGCGCAGGCGAATGCTCTACGCAGTGCTCTGTTTCTTGTGCCTCTCGGGCCTGCTTTTTTTTTCCTTTCCGGTCATCTCCGCTTCTCAGGCGGAGAAAAAGCAGGAGCCGGTTATAGATGAAATAGTGATTAGCGCGACAAGCGGCTATTTGTTGCTTTTTGCGACAGTGAAGCATTGTTTTACCGATGAAATGCTTGAGGGCGTGCGCAATGGCATCCCGCTCACCTTCCGATTTGATATTCGTCTCAACAAAATACGTAAAAATTGGTTTGATTCAGAACTTGCTGAGCATAAAATCAACCATACTCTGAGCTATGATCCTTTAAAAGAGGAGTACCAGGTTGCTTTTGCAGAGAAAGATCGACCTGAGGTGAGCAGGTCTCTGGAGGAAGCCAAGCAGATGATGGCGGATCTCAACGGGCTTAGGCTTTACCCCCTTAACAAATTGCAGGTCGGATCCCCGTATTCCCTGAAAATCAAGGCCACTCTGGTTGAAAACACCTTTCCTCTCGGCATCCACTCGATTATTCCATTTACATCATTGTGGAATTTTGAAACAGACTGGCGTATCGTCGAGTTCAGCTATTAATTCGGCTCCCCTCCGACGCACTGATAACCGGCGTTATAACCAGTTATAGACGTTTATAAATCATCTCTGATGCTTACTCCTGAACAGCGCAAACAAAAACAACGACTGACTCGCTATGTTATTGTTTGCTGTATGCTGCTGATCCCTCTTCTGGCCTACACCCAGCGTAATCTGCTCAGCGGCGAACTCAACCTGCCCTTGTCCAGCACGGTCTTGATTTTTGCCCTTATCAATATTAACGGCCTGCTGATCCTGCTCATGCTCTACCTGATTTTACGCAATCTGGTTGAGCTGATCTTTGAACGAAGAAACAGAATCCTCGGATCACACCTGAGGACGAGACTTGTTATCGCCTTTGTCTCCCTGTCCATGATCCCCACGATTATCTTATTTCTGGTTTCCCTGGGGTCAGTTTCCACTGCAATGGAATATTGGTTTAACTCCAATGTGGAGGAATCCCTCCAGTCCTCCCTGACCCTAGCCCGCAACCTCTTTCATGAGACGGAAAACCGGGCAGCAAACATGGGCAGCCATATAGGGCGACTCCTGGAAAAAGGCGAGGTGAGTATGCATGATAACATAAAGTTACAGCAGCTTTTTGACAAGACGCTTTCTCTTGTCCCGCTTGGTGCCCCTGATGCCTTATCCTTGCTCAACCCGCAACTGGGTCTGATAGTCTCTGCCAAAGGAGAGCGTTTAGCTGCCATTTCCCTTCCCGATATTCCGAGTGAAGCCCTTCGTAAGGCGGCTCACAGCGAAGAACCGGAGATTATTACTCGTCAAGTTCCAGCAGGCGAACTGATCCAGGCCATCGTGCCGGTCCAATCCAAGGAACCGAACAAAACCTTTCTTGTGACAACCCTGTTGATTCCGGCAGAAAAATTAGCCCTTATGCAGTCAGTTTCTAAAGGGATCACTGATTACAAGCAGCTTGTTATGCTCAAGGCTCCGATCAAGCTGAGCATGATCATCATGCTGTTGATCATCACTCTGCTCATTCTTTTCGGAGCTATCTGGTTTGGTTTTTTTATTGCCCGTTCCATGACCGCTTCCATAAATAAGTTGGCAGAGGGAACGCAACGGGTTGCAGGCGGTGACCTTGATTTCACCATTGAAAAAGAATCGGACGACGAAATGGGCCTGCTGGTTGATTCCTTCAACTCCATGACCTCTGACCTGCTGACAAGCAATAGGGAACTGGCAGAGACCCATAAGGCCCTGCAGCAATCCAATCTGATTTCAGAACAACGCAGACGGTACCTGGAAACCATCCTGAAAAATGTTGCAGCAGGTGTTATTGCTATTAATGAGCATAATGAAGTTACCACGATCAACCCCTTTGCAGAAAAATTGCTCAAGATTGATACGGAAAATTTTCTCCATAAAGATTTTCATAAAGCCTTGCCCCTCTCCCACGTTGCTGTGATTGAAAGCTTTTTCGCTGATCTTTTGGAATCCGGCAAACGCTCTATTGAACGGCATCTCAATCTCACTGTACGTAAAGGCGAGACCTATTCCTTGCTGGTGAATATAACCCGGCTGATTGATGATCAAGAGTGTTCCATCGGCTATGTTATTGTGTTCGATAATCTGACCAAGCTGGAAAAAGCGCAGCGGCTGGCGGCTTGGCAGGAAGTCGCCCGCAGGATCGCCCATGAAATCAAAAACCCCCTGACCCCTATCCAGCTTTCAGCCCAGCGGCTCCGCAAACGCTATTTGACAACCATAGAAAATGATCGCGAGATTTTTGAGCAATGCACCGGCACCATCATCAGTCAGGTGGATGAGATCAAACGATTGGTCACGGAATTCTCTGATTTTGCTCGCATGCCGCGTGTCAAAAAGCAGCAGGCAGATATTATCGCTATTGCCGTTGACACCCTAGTGCTGTATCGTGAAGGCCATAAACATATCAGCTTTCCCTTGGAATATGATGAAATTCCTCACTTTGCCTTTGATCCGATCCAGATTAAACGGGTGCTGATCAACCTGCTGGATAATGCGGTGAGTGTTCTTGCTCATGGCGGTTCTGTCGCAATTGAAATACGTCTGCACAGAGACGAAGATGCCGTGAAGATCGTTGTCCGCGATAACGGGCCGGGTATGTCCGATCAAGTCAGACAACGCTTGTTTGAGCCCTATTTTTCCACCCGAAAATCTGGAACCGGGCTGGGACTTGCCATTGCCAACACCATTATTACCGAGCATAACGGCATGATTAAGGTGCATGATAATGTACCCTCCGGTAC
This sequence is a window from Candidatus Electrothrix rattekaaiensis. Protein-coding genes within it:
- the mreC gene encoding rod shape-determining protein MreC; translated protein: MKKNSRRQGRGSIKTFRFVLFVGTVATFAVILLIIILGDQQFGPVHKVIFEGAGPLQKAVAKISGSVHSVKRKYIDLLTVREEKERLWRELQECRTTAYANRGAVALNARLRKLLDFKDSSNQPTITAQIIGKDPSLWFRSVIIDRGSSDGVGKGMPVVTGEGIVGQVYASSSDYSKILLAIAPSSAIDVLLQGSRIRGILKGTGKNLYRLEYILKTAEVFAGDRVVTAGYGGMFPTGLPVGLVSKVTRNRRGMFLEIEVVPAVDFRTLENLLVIEREKKVFN
- a CDS encoding DUF134 domain-containing protein; this encodes MSPRLKKKRCCEGDFCGQAFKPVGLPLRKLDQIMLYRDELEALKLCDFEGLTQAQAGERMGVSRGTIQRLLTGARKKVAQALVTGAALVFSEHA
- a CDS encoding NifB/NifX family molybdenum-iron cluster-binding protein; translated protein: MSSSLFLAVPSNTPGGLDAEISEHFGHCELFTLINIQEGKIASVDTVANVEHGAGGCMEPVQLLKDQGVEAIVVGGMGARPMQAFAEVNIDVYYAEKNSLKNVQEAINGIVQGNFPVMRAEQTCKGAGTCHN
- the mrdA gene encoding penicillin-binding protein 2, whose translation is MSKQNRKRQLGQDISGWPRDIGTPRITRINDGELDFYRRRAMYSSVVLVFFFVVLITRLWYLQIQQGEDYTKLAKNNRVRYLEIAAPRGNILDRKGREIVTNRPSFNVVWVREKNRVDDALIKKTASILDIEISELLARTRKMVGTPGHIPIRLAEELSWDQVAYIENNRMELPGIKIEVVPQRVYHYGNLASHIIGYLGEINPKELSSPASEGYKSGDMIGKMGLEKLREKDLRGEKGRHYMEVNALGFEQRNLKGLEPLPGNDVQLTIDVDLQQAAEELMMKDDKSGAVVAIEVNTGRLLMLASSPVLELDKFLGGISVKNWKEMLENPYHPLINKIVQGQYPPASTYKIVTATAGLAEGVITPDSSVYCPGHYRFGNRTYRCWKKAGHGAVNLKRAMSESCDVYFYQVGQRLGVNRIANYATRLGLGRKTGVEMEHEKSGLIPTSDWKMKRYKKPWQEGETLSIAIGQGFNLVTPLQLALMTATVANGGTLYQPGMIETVRDPDGHIIEQFQPTILDRFDDQGSNLEIIKEGLIEAVNGRRGTARRAKMENITVAGKTGTAQVVRLKQYKHLKEEDIPYKYRDHAWFTCFAPAERPEIAVTVLVEHGLHGGSAAAPIAKAVLEKYFGQRGRDPKKVSSVVLFGEEKEIADAGRSSESLH
- a CDS encoding ATP-binding protein, whose translation is MLTPEQRKQKQRLTRYVIVCCMLLIPLLAYTQRNLLSGELNLPLSSTVLIFALININGLLILLMLYLILRNLVELIFERRNRILGSHLRTRLVIAFVSLSMIPTIILFLVSLGSVSTAMEYWFNSNVEESLQSSLTLARNLFHETENRAANMGSHIGRLLEKGEVSMHDNIKLQQLFDKTLSLVPLGAPDALSLLNPQLGLIVSAKGERLAAISLPDIPSEALRKAAHSEEPEIITRQVPAGELIQAIVPVQSKEPNKTFLVTTLLIPAEKLALMQSVSKGITDYKQLVMLKAPIKLSMIIMLLIITLLILFGAIWFGFFIARSMTASINKLAEGTQRVAGGDLDFTIEKESDDEMGLLVDSFNSMTSDLLTSNRELAETHKALQQSNLISEQRRRYLETILKNVAAGVIAINEHNEVTTINPFAEKLLKIDTENFLHKDFHKALPLSHVAVIESFFADLLESGKRSIERHLNLTVRKGETYSLLVNITRLIDDQECSIGYVIVFDNLTKLEKAQRLAAWQEVARRIAHEIKNPLTPIQLSAQRLRKRYLTTIENDREIFEQCTGTIISQVDEIKRLVTEFSDFARMPRVKKQQADIIAIAVDTLVLYREGHKHISFPLEYDEIPHFAFDPIQIKRVLINLLDNAVSVLAHGGSVAIEIRLHRDEDAVKIVVRDNGPGMSDQVRQRLFEPYFSTRKSGTGLGLAIANTIITEHNGMIKVHDNVPSGTVFTIELPFHPGKTTSSLTNAPKL
- a CDS encoding DUF4390 domain-containing protein, producing MLYAVLCFLCLSGLLFFSFPVISASQAEKKQEPVIDEIVISATSGYLLLFATVKHCFTDEMLEGVRNGIPLTFRFDIRLNKIRKNWFDSELAEHKINHTLSYDPLKEEYQVAFAEKDRPEVSRSLEEAKQMMADLNGLRLYPLNKLQVGSPYSLKIKATLVENTFPLGIHSIIPFTSLWNFETDWRIVEFSY
- a CDS encoding rod shape-determining protein; protein product: MFSPFNFLFGWMSNDLAIDLGTANTVLYVKGKGIVLREPSVVAVRQDSRGSKVLAVGSEAKEMLGKTPGNIAAIRPMKDGVIADFEVTEAMLRYFINKVHNRRTLVHPRIIISVPSGITQVEKRAVRESAESAGAREVYLIEEPMAAAIGADLPITEPTANMIIDVGGGTTEVAVISLAGIVYAKSVRVAGDKMDASILQYIKRKHNLAIGERTAETIKTTIGNVLPVEPYETMEIKGRDLVSGVPKTITITSEEIQSAIAEQVDVIVDAVRLALEVTPPELSADIVDQGIVLTGGGALLKNLDKLLTNETGMPIIVADDPLSSVVLGSGKALDNFDILKEIAID
- the rodA gene encoding rod shape-determining protein RodA, with the translated sequence MLRFDRRLVHNFDWVMVVLLLLISTMSLASLFSATWNGGPTPSQIFYKQLYFFLFGYAFILILISIDYSELEMLSYVGYGAICLLLLYTNFFVDSIAGTQRWINLGFFHLQPSEPAKLILVLVLASCYSSNEYVENGYRLRDIIRPALITSVPFTLILIQPDLGTALMLAILFVSMTLFAHLRWSTITLLGSTGIGCAVLGWLYGLKDYQRRRIETFLNPESDPMNHGYQIKQSKIAVGSGQAFGKGFMEGTQGHLNFLPERHTDFAFAVWCEELGFVGALFFLVCFFFMLFWGINIALTARDKFGVYLAFGLVMLIFWQTVINLFMIMGMLPVVGIPLPLFSYGGSSLLTTLVAIGILMNIRMRRFQVR